The Neobacillus sp. OS1-2 genome includes a window with the following:
- the fabL gene encoding enoyl-[acyl-carrier-protein] reductase FabL, with protein MTQKVALITGSSRGIGKATALRLAEAGYDIVINYARSKKSALEVAEQIEALGRKVLIVKANVGDVAKIRDMFAQIDQEYGRLDIFVNNAASGVQRPIMELEESHWDWTLNINSKALLFCAQEAAKLMERNGGGKIVSISSLGSIRYLENYTVVGVSKAALEALTRYLAVELASKNIIVNAVSGGAVDTEALKHFPNREELLQEAKEKTPAGRMVEIDDMVNSIMFLLSDESSMIRGQTIIVDGGISLLV; from the coding sequence ATGACACAAAAAGTAGCATTAATAACAGGCAGCAGCAGAGGAATTGGCAAGGCAACCGCACTTAGGTTAGCAGAAGCCGGATATGATATCGTGATTAATTATGCGAGAAGTAAAAAATCTGCTCTAGAAGTGGCTGAACAAATTGAAGCACTGGGTCGAAAGGTATTAATTGTTAAAGCCAATGTGGGAGATGTGGCTAAAATTAGAGATATGTTTGCTCAAATCGACCAGGAATACGGTCGTTTAGATATATTTGTCAATAATGCCGCATCAGGTGTGCAGCGACCTATCATGGAACTGGAAGAGTCACACTGGGACTGGACTTTAAATATTAATAGTAAAGCCTTGTTATTCTGTGCTCAAGAAGCGGCAAAATTGATGGAAAGAAATGGCGGCGGGAAAATTGTCAGCATCAGTTCGCTTGGATCCATTCGCTATTTAGAAAATTACACAGTAGTTGGTGTATCAAAAGCAGCCCTTGAGGCATTAACAAGATATTTAGCGGTTGAATTGGCATCGAAAAATATTATTGTTAATGCTGTTTCCGGCGGCGCAGTGGATACAGAAGCATTGAAGCATTTCCCTAATCGAGAAGAACTTCTTCAAGAAGCGAAAGAAAAAACCCCAGCAGGAAGAATGGTAGAAATTGATGATATGGTGAATAGCATCATGTTCCTTTTATCCGATGAATCAAGTATGATTAGAGGGCAGACCATTATTGTTGATGGCGGAATTTCATTACTCGTATAA
- a CDS encoding gamma-type small acid-soluble spore protein, whose product MAKFNQQPNKTSAGTNIQEVRQQNAGSAGAGSAGQFGTEFASETNAAEVRKQNAQSAQGGSQGQFGTEFGSETNAQEVRKQNQAAEARKNQNAGQFGQE is encoded by the coding sequence ATGGCAAAATTCAATCAACAGCCAAACAAAACTTCAGCTGGAACAAATATCCAGGAAGTAAGACAACAAAATGCGGGATCTGCTGGTGCAGGCTCTGCAGGTCAATTTGGTACTGAATTCGCAAGTGAAACAAATGCTGCAGAAGTAAGAAAGCAAAATGCTCAATCTGCACAAGGCGGTTCACAAGGTCAGTTCGGAACTGAATTTGGCAGTGAAACAAATGCACAAGAAGTAAGAAAGCAAAACCAAGCTGCTGAAGCTCGTAAAAACCAAAACGCAGGTCAATTTGGACAAGAATAA
- a CDS encoding YgaB family protein, whose translation MDQFNRLVSEQMATMEKLLYLQTELERCQQIEEELQTLENATDLDSIQKDILLMKKELKEIQHIFEKQTEEVINSYRETNLTTSI comes from the coding sequence ATGGATCAGTTTAACCGATTGGTTTCCGAACAAATGGCGACAATGGAAAAATTACTATACCTTCAAACAGAACTCGAGCGTTGCCAACAAATTGAAGAAGAGCTTCAAACCTTAGAGAATGCCACAGACCTCGATAGTATTCAAAAGGATATTCTCTTGATGAAAAAAGAGCTGAAAGAGATTCAACACATTTTTGAGAAGCAAACAGAAGAGGTTATTAATTCCTATCGAGAAACAAACTTAACCACGTCTATCTAA
- a CDS encoding DUF402 domain-containing protein: MGVPIEGEPMQIHSYKHNGHIHRVWEETTVLKGSQNLVIGGNDRTLVTESDGRTWITREPAICYFHSQYWFNVIGMIREDGIYYYCNISSPFIFDGEALKYIDYDLDIKVYPDMTFNLLDEDEYERHRREMNYPDAIDQILKRNVEKLIQWIRQRNGPFAPDFIDIWYERYLTYRR; encoded by the coding sequence ATGGGCGTACCCATCGAAGGTGAACCAATGCAAATACATAGCTATAAGCATAATGGGCACATCCATCGCGTCTGGGAGGAAACAACCGTTTTAAAAGGGTCACAGAATTTGGTGATTGGTGGAAATGACCGAACTCTTGTTACAGAATCAGATGGCAGAACATGGATTACAAGGGAACCGGCAATTTGCTACTTCCACTCACAGTACTGGTTCAATGTCATAGGAATGATTCGTGAAGACGGCATTTATTATTACTGTAATATCAGTTCACCATTCATTTTTGATGGTGAGGCACTAAAGTATATTGATTATGACCTTGATATCAAGGTGTATCCTGATATGACCTTTAATTTACTAGACGAGGATGAATATGAACGCCATCGCCGTGAAATGAATTATCCAGATGCGATTGATCAAATTTTAAAAAGAAATGTGGAAAAATTAATTCAATGGATTCGGCAGCGGAATGGCCCGTTTGCACCAGATTTTATTGATATTTGGTATGAACGATATCTAACGTACAGACGTTAG